Proteins found in one Primulina eburnea isolate SZY01 chromosome 16, ASM2296580v1, whole genome shotgun sequence genomic segment:
- the LOC140816080 gene encoding uncharacterized protein, which produces MAGEEVNRTLMELHRPAFEGYGSSIIRPTIQANTFELKPGIIQMIQLQVKFGGSPSEDPNAHLENFLSICDTIKCNGVSTDAIRLRLFPFSLQGEAMEWLRDLPAGSITTWEGLVEFFMHMYFPPTKITQLRNEITSFRKRDGESLNSAWARFKKMLRMCPRHGFSIGQQVETFYYGVDPSVRSMLDAAANRSLYRKTPTAALEIISNMAESNVGWQDNRREKKVGFLEMDALTAITAKLDGLTHQMAQLQAQKSTPVKLVNQIQGSAEMVGSSSSDMPFMPDMSCEGIQCFGGDSVNYVGNHGRQQYNPYSFSYNPGWRNHPNFGWKQPV; this is translated from the coding sequence ATGGCCGGAGAAGAAGTTAATCGTACGTTGATGGAGCTTCATCGACCAGCATTTGAAGGTTATGGGTCTAGTATCATCCGCCCTACGATTCAGGCGAATACATTCGAACTCAAGCCAGGcatcatccagatgattcaaCTCCAAGTCAAGTTTGGAGGATCACCGTCTGAAGACCCTAATGCACATCTGGAGAactttctgtcaatctgtgacacAATCAAGTGCAATGGGGTGAGTACTGATGCCATTCGACTCAGATTATTTCCATTTTCCCTACAAGGAGAGGCTATGGAGTGGCTTCGAGACCTTCCAGCTGGTTCTATCACGACATGGGAAGGATTGGTCGAGTTCTTTATGCACATGTATTTTCCCCCAACTAAGATTACACAGTTAAGAAATGAAATCACATCATTTAGAAAGAGAGATGGGGAATCACTGAATTCAGCATGGGCGAGATTCAAGAAGATGTTGAGGATGTGCCCGAGACATGGCTTTTCAATAGGCCAACAGGTTGAGACATTCTATTATGGGGTAGATCCTTCTGTGAGATCTATGCTCGATGCGGCAGCAAACAGAAGCTTGTACAGGAAAACGCCAACCGCAGCgctcgaaatcatatctaataTGGCCGAGAGCAATGTGGGTTGGCAAGACAACCGCAGGGAGAAGAAAGTAGGATTCCTTGAGATGGATGCTCTGACAGCAATTACAGCGAAACTTGACGGATTGACGCATCAGATGGCACAATTACAAGCACAGAAGTCAACACCAGTCAAGTTAGTGAATCAGATTCAAGGAAGTGCTGAAATGGTTGGTAGTTCATCTAGTGACATGCCATTCATGCCAGATATGTCCTGTGAGGGAATACAATGCTTCGGGGGAGACTCAGTAAATTATGTGGGAAACCACGGCCGACAACAGTACAATCCATACAGTTTTTCATATAACCCGGGCTGGAGGAATCATCCGAATTTTGGATGGAAGCAACCTGTGTGA